The segment CCCTGGGTGAACAGCTGTTGTGGAACAAGCGGGAGTTGTGTGTTGCTTTTAGCATAACAGTGCTGAATGCTTGAGGGTCTGTTAGTAActtaacatttatttcacataaGAGCTGCTGTATGTAGAATTTTCATCATCTGGACCAAGTAGAAAAATTTGGACTTAGAtcatcaggtttttgtttttcttctttcctttaaaataaCAACCACATGACATCAGTGAAATGCCACCAAAGAGTACAAGCTGACCAGACCTAGTTTGTTCTCCTCGCATTATAAGAACTCTTGTAATCATaattgaaaagttttttgttttggtttgttttttgttttttttttgtcttaaagcATCACATACAGATTGAAAACAGGGCCTAGAATTACACTGCAAATGTTTAGCAATAACGTCACACATGGGCGTCTCACCTTAACTCTTCGCTATTTGCTTTTCATCCAAAATCCACCTCTTACCTCAGATACACTTCCAGTTTTCCGGGTCCACATTTACAGCTGATTCTTCACAGGGCTgcaaacaacaatttttttactcaattttttaaattgccagttattttcttcatctttaaaatgttgaaGATGCACTTCCCGGAATCCTAGGTCACGCGAGTTAACTGCACAGTTAAATGTAGGGGAGCCTGGCATTGTGTGGTGCTATTGAGGCATCATAGTGGCTTATCAGATAATGCTGTATAACCTGCCACATCTTTAAACTAGCTTCACCTACCTGCAACTCCTTCAGCCAGCAGCCAAAATCCCAAAGAGATTCACTTTACTATTTCACTTTACCACTTCAAATTGTCAGTAGCtgccttcttttgtttttcctagACATACCATCCTGGCTGTAATCCTGTGTGTCAGTGCTGTTTAAATATGTTGTGTAACTGTGTACTGTCATCCACGGTACAAACTTgtctgacacaaaaacaaaattgacAGGATGAAGCATTGCCAGGATATGTTTGCAGGTAAAAGGCCTGTGTAGGCTTCATATTGTTAGACGTGGCTGAGACGTTCATATGTATAAACCTTTAAATCAGCCCTCCTACTTCTATGAAATAAGACTGCAGCTGCAAACTGAACGggtttaaatatatatatatattggtgATAGCAGGTAAATAATGCACGAGAGGAGTCATCATCCTCTGCCTTCAGCCCTTAATTTTCTCCTTAATCACTTCATTTGATGTTCAAAACAACTACTGTTAGCTccattttgtggttttttttttttttttttttttggaagactAGTAAAAACTTGTAGACAAATATAATCAACTTGTATTATTCCAATCAGATGCCAATTTGAACATGTATCAGTTTCGCCACAGATGACACTTCTTGTGATCGTGGAAGTGATGCGTTTGAATAATTGGTGCACCCTTCCTCTGCATGCTGTACTAAATACTAACCATCAACCTGTCAGTATTTGAACAATGAAGCTTTAGTCAAAGAGCTGAGGCTCTTGTTTAAATGTTGGACAAGACCTATGAAGTGCTAAGAGAAAAATTAAGTGACGGGCTGGTGTCCACGGCTTCTCTAAATTTATGGAAGATAAAGTAACTTTTGTTTGGTATAAAATGATTGACATGattgtttgttggttgttttcatcacatttatGTTGAAAGAACCCAACTGGTGTTTAATCTAAAAGAGCTTGCATCGGTCCTTTTTAAGGCTGGATATTCCTGTTAACACCACAAGTGTTCAACAACTTCAGCGGAAAAATGCACAGGCTACCCTCATCCAAATGTAACCTCGGACTCTTATGCATTTTAGAGGACTATTTTCTTACTTGAATTGGAACTGTTTTTAGTAATATGCCTCtgttttttgcatcttttttttgtaCTGTCCAAACTTATCTATCCAAATAAAAGTGATTTCTCAGTCAGTGGCTACATTgaggttttggtttgtttttttgttttttgttttttttaaacctggaacagagggcttttttttttttcttttcttttttttttttttcaaaaaacctTTGCTTTAGGTTGAATTTACACCCTTAAGTTGTAATAAGGTAGGTGTAAACACAGTGCTAAATGACCTCCAGGGTACAAAATGGAATAATTACAACTGcgaaaataaatatgaacaaatATCAATATAAccaacatatttcattttgtcataatTTATGCATATGATTaattcaaaatgacaaatgtttaTATTGTTGTAACTAaaccagggaaaaaaaacaagctttcaTTATAGTGCAGCTATTTTTAAGACAATATAATACATCctagcaggaaaaacaaacaagttacagaaatgtgttaaatgttaaaaattgcATTTACCAcgcaaaaataaagcaacaaagacaCTGTTAAAGTGTCTGATCCCAATCTCACTTCATGTGTTATACATTAAATCATGTGAGTGTGAGTTCATCTCTTGGTTACGTACCACAGCCTTCTAAAATCGCTATTATTAAACCTCTCCTCCAAAAAactaatcttgatccagattgCTAGACTCATATCGAACCTCCCAGTCACCTCAAAAATTCTTGCAAAAGCAGTTGTAAGCCATTTATGTGACCATCTGCATAGGGATGGCTTGTTGTATTTCAGTCAGGTTTTGGAGCACAGAAACAGTACTGGTAAAAGTTACCAAGTACATTCCAAAATGCTTCAGACAACAAATTGGCCTCCATACTTATcctgttagatcttagtgctgttTATGGAACCACTGACCATAATATTCTATTACAaagactgaaacatgaaattaggATAAAAGGAGCCACACTAAGCTGGTTCAAGTCATATTTATCAGACAGATGTCACTTTGTATATGTTTGCAATGGCTCTTCTTCATGCACTAGGCAATATTGATGACCTGCAACTTTTTACTTACTtactgaactcagacaaaactgtaCTTGGCCATAGGCACCATAGAGAAGTATTATCTGATCACCTAACCACTCTGTGTGgcattcagaatgctgctgcatgaatgttaacaggagcagaaagagagctcacatttctcctgtggTAGCGTCTCTGCATTGGCTCCCAGGTAAATTCAGAAGTTTCAGccactgctaatatttactagtgcACATTACTACTGCGCAACTACCAGGCTTCATCAATCACTATGTTTTccgtatgttttgtttgtattttacaagttatcttctctcctcctgttcgtgttctctctccatccctgtATCAagtccccctctcctctccttcacgcTCGCTCtagctgtgtctctccctctcactgcctctgcttctctctctgtataAAGAATTAAAAGAAGATGTGAAGTTAGTGCCACCTTCTCACCAGTCACATAGGATGGGCTCGTAAGTTATTTAATCTTTTGTCATAAACAGGTTCTCATATTTGCCAAAGAAAACTTCTATTTAAAATattctcaaaaacaaacaaattctcACACCATCTTGGAACTGTCTGAATTTGTACAGAGTCAAAGACCCTGGAATATACAAACCTCCTGGGACAATTACTCACATCTTCTGTGTTCAAATCGAGACACTGGTGcaaatgcaatgcaaaaaaTGTAAGGCAAAATATCTGCTCTGCCATGCGAGAGGGAGAAAGTATGACTTAAATGAtggcaaataaacaaatagTTGCTCATTGGTGATTTATGATGTGTAACATTCTCATAGTCATCATAGCATTAAGCATCAGCCTAAAGTTGGTTCACCATCATCGTCATCATACTCAGCCGCTAAGCTCCTGTTGCGATCCACAATCCTTTTTCCTATGCAAATAACAAAACTAAACTCAACTAAATGCAGCTTTCCATGCAGAATACATTACACTGTCaaagggaataaaagaaaataataactaCACAAATTACAATAAGACAACTTGATGTGTGGACTGTATAAATtgaactaaactaaacaaaattgAGTGAagtgcatttaaatgaaatcaaatcaaccaaaacaaaataacatctCCACTGAAGTagttattattttgtgttgtttataaACGTGTTGGACTTCCCTGGCTGGCTCCTTGATGTGGCCTAGATGAATGGACGGCTGGAGGAATGACCTGAGCAGTGGACACTCAGGGACACTCCGCCTAAACGCGCGTCACTGACGCTCCTGGTGGGAGGAGACGCTCATTGGAGCGCAACAGATCAACAGACGGACAGTGTGAATGTGCGGGAGACCTGTCCAACATGAGCCCCCGGTACCCCGCTTCCAGCTGCCTCTCCGCCGCACTCATCCAGctctacctgctgctgctgctgctgccgctccTCTTGCCGCGCGGTGCGGGGCGCGTCGCGGCGGAATACTCATCCAAAAGCGACTTGGACTACGAGTTCGGAGACTACCGGGGGAAGTGGTGCATCGACGACCACGGGTTCGTCTACGGCATCGGAGAGGTGTACTACCCGAGCCCCACGGCGTGTCCGTGCACGTGCACCGTGGACGGTCCCGTGTGCGTCCGACCCAAGTGTCCCCGCATCCACCCCCGGTGCACGCGGATCAGATACAAGGAGTGCTGTCCGGTGTGCGAGGCCGTGTCCCGGGTCTGCGTCTACGGGGGCAAGGTGTACCGGCTCCTGGAGGAATTCAGGGTGAGAAAGatccaagcacacacacacacacacacacacacacacacacacacacacacacacacacacacacacacacacacacacacacacactctgacccGCTGACAGCTTCACTGAGCTCATGGATCCGATCGATATAACCCGTTGAGGCAACTTAATGATACTTTAGTTTTCAGATGTTTGGATTACAACAGTCATTCGTGGTTTATGGGTCTTTGCTTCCTTTTTCCAACTGTTAACACAGTGCTTACATCTGTTGCCTTCAGGTGCTCAACGTGGACATGAAAAGCCCAGTTAGTTTGTGGTATTCTGTTTCTTGTTTAGGAAGAAGTTTATGACAGCTATCAGCTGATCTGGGAAATTCTCTCCACTTGCATGATCAAGCCTGGAAGTATTTCCCTACTTGGCAATAGATTTCTTTCTCCTGCAGCATAAATTTAAACCAGCTTTAACATTAAAACTTTATCATCTGAGCTTTTTCACATTATAGTGTTATGAAGCGTCTCATTTTGCCCATTGTCTATGAGAACCAatcaaaaaaatacaatgtttaGTGTGTATTGACACATTTCACAGGGAAATATCACGCCTGTCAAcactgtagcttttttttttggcttcttttagctgtttgttttgctttcacagccttaaaaaacataattttgaaaAGTTCCGCCACAGTGTCAAAACATCTCTCTGTGGCTCAGAGGCTAGAGCTCCTCTCTTTGCAGCTCTAGGAACAACACTGTTTCACTAAAGTCCTGCCAAGTTGGATGATGGCCCCAGTTGGGCGGGGCTTGGGGCGGAGCTGAGGCTGGTGACttctttgctgtgacatcacaaagtcctgaTCGCTCCTTGGACTGAGCACTGTCTTAAACCTAGACTTGAACCTGAACCTAGATTGGCCTTTAGACTATACAAGCCGAATGGTAAACAATGTCAGTGTTTTGATATTGGCTGGTAAAGTGTTTTAGCTATATCAACCGTGAAAGTAGTTGTTAATAGTGACAAGCCCACAGTCAGTTATCTCACCACTCTGCAGTTACTCAGGTTCACAGTGGACTTTTGcgtctttcagctcattgtgtTGGTTTCGCAGCTACCGCTGTGGTTCATTCTCAGGGTTATTATTCTAACGTTTACCATAGAAAGATCTGACAAAGATGTCTGACAGTGACAGGCCATCCTTTTTGAGAATATGTGGGTTTGCGGATGAGTAGTAAACCAGGTCTATCAGAAGCCTCGTTGTTTTCCGTGCCGTTGTGTCAGCATGTCAACAAATAAAGTCCATGTGAACCTGAGGGATGAGCTCAGCGTGGACTGATCAGTGGGAGGACAAGCATTATCTCTGTTTTGTAATGTATTTAACATTTAGGGCCATTCAACTTGTCCAGTAACCCTGTTTCTGTATCTGTGTACAGGTCTGGCCACATTTTTTCTAGGATATCAGTGAAGTTTAGCTGATTTGACCCTGCCCACTCTGCCCCCGGTTTTCATTACATAAAGtgtcaaaacaatattttgggTCAAATAAATGAAGGTAAAAACTAAAAGTCAGTGAAACTTGAATGGTCTGTGTCCTATAGTTGTCCAGATGCGAGCAATGTCGCTGTGAGGCTAACAGAGAGGTGTACTGCAGTATTTCAGACTGCCCCGCGCCTCACTGCGTCAACCCTACCTACGAACCCAACCACTGCTGCCCCATCTGTAAGACGGGTGAGTCTCAGCCACTGCTTCTCTGCTCCATTGAAAACTTTGGGATGCACAATGTATTTGTTAATGATAGAAAGCAAGTTATATGTTTTTCACTGTTtctttatgtatatatgtaaatcTTTCCTGTATAGCCAATGTTTCTATT is part of the Echeneis naucrates chromosome 8, fEcheNa1.1, whole genome shotgun sequence genome and harbors:
- the LOC115047286 gene encoding von Willebrand factor C domain-containing protein 2-like; this encodes MSPRYPASSCLSAALIQLYLLLLLLPLLLPRGAGRVAAEYSSKSDLDYEFGDYRGKWCIDDHGFVYGIGEVYYPSPTACPCTCTVDGPVCVRPKCPRIHPRCTRIRYKECCPVCEAVSRVCVYGGKVYRLLEEFRLSRCEQCRCEANREVYCSISDCPAPHCVNPTYEPNHCCPICKTGPNCFAGTRVIPAGERVDIDEKMVCYCTYRDGTWHTHPYATCEQRPHLSVTPGVHTDSPRDEENNARGGKPFNPRLGMIP